ACCCCAAGATCCGCTACGTGGAGTGAACCAGCGTGGGCGTGGCCGAGCTGGTGTATCCGGCCGTCGTCCCCCGGCGCCGCGGGGTCCGGGCCATCGCCCGACGCCTGGCGCGGGACCGACGGGCGGCGGTGGGGGTCGTCCTCCTGGCCGTGGCCGCCGCGACCGCGCTGGCCGCGCCGTGGGTGGCTCCCTACGATCCCGCCCTCCAGACCGCCGACATCCTGGTCGGCCCCGGGCGGACCCACCTGCTGGGGACCGATGACCTGGGCCGCGACCTGCTGTCCCGGATCATCTTCGGGGGGCGGGTGTCCCTGATGGTGGGGCTGGTGACGGTGGCGCTGGCGGCCGCCGGGGGGTCGCTGCTGGGGCTGGTGGCCGGCTACTACGGCCGCTGGGTGGATACCCTGGTGATGCGCTATATCGACCTGCAGTGGGCCTTTCCCAACTTCATCATCGCCGTGGGCCTGGTGGCCATCTTCGGCACGGGCCTGGCCAACGTCATTGTGGCCATCACCCTGGCCTTCGTGGACGACTTCGCCCGGATCGCCCGGGCCATGGTGCTGGCCATCCGCAACGAGGAGTACGTGGCGGCGGCGCGGGCGCTGGGAGCCTCAGACCGGCGCGTCATCTTCCGCCACATCCTGCCCAACGCCGGCGCGCCGATCATCGTCCAGGGGACGGTCAGCATCTCCTACGCCATCCTGGGAGAGGCCGGGCTGTCCTTCCTGGGGCTGGGCGTCAAGCCGACCACGCCCACCTGGGGCCTGATCCTCAACGACGCGCGGCCGTTCTTCCTCAGCGCCTGGTGGCTGGGGGTGTTTCCGGGGCTGGCGATCATGCTGGTGGTCCTGAGCATCAACTTCGTGGGGGACGCCCTGCGGGATCTGCTGGACGTGCGGGAGTACGTGGGCCGGTGACGGCGTGCCGCCCGCGGGCGGGCACCGGCTGAGGTGCCGGGTCGGTCAGGTCCCGGACCGCTGCCGGGCGTGGGCCAGCCGGCCGCCGGCCAGCAGGTAGGCCCGCTCCCGGGGCGTGAGGGTCACGGTGACGGTGACGGTGCCGCCCCGGGTGAGATTGCGCACCGTGAAGGTGCTGGCGCCGGCCGCGATACCCTCCCGTACCCCGGGGATCTCCAGTTCGTCGTCCCGCTGCACCCGCTCGTAGTCGGCGGGGTCGGCAAAGGTGAAGGGTACCACACCCCAGTTGACCAGGTTGGCGTGGTGGATGCGGGCGAAGGACTTGGCCAGCACGGCCCGGACCCCCAGGAACATCGGGGCCAGGGCCGCGTGTTCCCGGGACGAGCCCTGCCCGTAATTCTCCCCGCCCACGATGAACCCCCCGCCCCGGCTGCGGGCGCGGGCGCTGAAGTCGGGGTCCAGGCGGTGGAAGACGTACTCGGCCAGCCGGGGGATGTTGGAGCGGAAGGCCACGATCTCGGCTCCGGCGGGCATGATGTGGTCGGTGCTGATGTCGTCGCCCACCTTGATCAGCACCGACCCCCTCAGACCCTCCTCCAGAGGAGGCTTGACCGGCGCGGGGCGGATGTTCTCGCCCCGGTGCACCTCGATGGCCGCGGCCTCCTCCTCGGATGCCGGCGGGATCAGGTTGGGGTTGTCCTGGGGGATGGCCTCCGGCAGCAGCGGCTCCGGGGCGGAGATGCCCAGCTCCTTTTCCAGGTCTTGGGGGTCGGTGAGGACGCCCCGCAGGGCGGTGGCGGCGGCGGTCTCGGGGCTGGCCAGGTACACCTGGTCGTCGGCCAGGCCGCTGCGGCCCTTGAAGTTGCGGTTGATGGCCCGCAGGCTGCGCGTGCCGGGGGCCGGCACATGGCCGAAGCCGATGCACGCCCCGCACGTGGGCTCGGCCACGTTGACGCCCGCGGCCAGCAGGTCGGCCACGTACCCTTCCCGGGCCAGCAGCTCCAGGTCGGCGCGGCTGCTGGGGTGGACGAAGACGTACACCTCGGGATGGACGCGGCGGCCGCGCAGGATGCGCGCCACTGCCTGGATGTCGGTGTACGAGCCGTTGGTGCACGAGCCGACCATCACCTGATGGATCCGGATCCCGGCCACCTCCCGGACCGGCACCACGTTGTCGGGCTGGCTGGGCAGGGCCACCAGCGGCTCGACGGCACTCAGGTCCAGCTCCAGGGTGTCGTC
This window of the Armatimonadota bacterium genome carries:
- a CDS encoding aconitate hydratase yields the protein MGANLTRKILQAHLTEGRLVPGEEIGIRIDQVLCQDLTATQAFLHFEALGLPRVRCRLAACYADHNVLHIRPENMEDHLYLQTASRKYGVWFGKPATGIGHQIHLEHFAVPGETVLGADSHTPHCGGVGMLAIGAGGMDVAVAMAGGPYFFTMPHVVQVRLVGQLRPWATAKDVILELLRRLTVRGGRGRIFEFTGPGLRTLNAQQRVTIANMSYELGATTSVFPSDDVTRDYFRRLGRLRDWREMLPDPDADYDDTLELDLSAVEPLVALPSQPDNVVPVREVAGIRIHQVMVGSCTNGSYTDIQAVARILRGRRVHPEVYVFVHPSSRADLELLAREGYVADLLAAGVNVAEPTCGACIGFGHVPAPGTRSLRAINRNFKGRSGLADDQVYLASPETAAATALRGVLTDPQDLEKELGISAPEPLLPEAIPQDNPNLIPPASEEEAAAIEVHRGENIRPAPVKPPLEEGLRGSVLIKVGDDISTDHIMPAGAEIVAFRSNIPRLAEYVFHRLDPDFSARARSRGGGFIVGGENYGQGSSREHAALAPMFLGVRAVLAKSFARIHHANLVNWGVVPFTFADPADYERVQRDDELEIPGVREGIAAGASTFTVRNLTRGGTVTVTVTLTPRERAYLLAGGRLAHARQRSGT
- a CDS encoding ABC transporter permease; this translates as MGVAELVYPAVVPRRRGVRAIARRLARDRRAAVGVVLLAVAAATALAAPWVAPYDPALQTADILVGPGRTHLLGTDDLGRDLLSRIIFGGRVSLMVGLVTVALAAAGGSLLGLVAGYYGRWVDTLVMRYIDLQWAFPNFIIAVGLVAIFGTGLANVIVAITLAFVDDFARIARAMVLAIRNEEYVAAARALGASDRRVIFRHILPNAGAPIIVQGTVSISYAILGEAGLSFLGLGVKPTTPTWGLILNDARPFFLSAWWLGVFPGLAIMLVVLSINFVGDALRDLLDVREYVGR